The Sphingobacterium bambusae genome includes a window with the following:
- a CDS encoding helix-turn-helix domain-containing protein: MEIHVLSNEELLKFKRELLEEIKTLLEDRPTERQSQWLRSAQVRKMLGISPGTLQNLRVNGILPYRKIGGSMFYNAADIQRMMKGGKVNG; encoded by the coding sequence ATGGAGATACATGTACTATCAAATGAAGAGCTGTTAAAGTTCAAGCGCGAACTGCTCGAAGAAATCAAAACTCTGCTAGAAGACCGGCCGACTGAACGGCAGTCGCAGTGGCTACGTAGCGCACAGGTGAGAAAGATGTTGGGTATCTCGCCGGGAACATTGCAGAACCTACGTGTTAACGGCATACTTCCGTATCGCAAGATCGGCGGTAGTATGTTTTACAACGCTGCTGACATCCAGCGCATGATGAAAGGGGGAAAAGTTAATGGATAA
- a CDS encoding site-specific integrase, whose translation MSTNYSLSFFLKKPKNYKNGPKPIYLRITVDCQQKEISVGRQCDPSRWDSHANRVNGSKEDARSINSYLDTVAHKVAEIHHTFVRNETTVTAEIMKLKFLGKDIERKKLLEVFAEHNAQVKALLGRGFKPNTLKGYNTSISHLRSYLEQGLKRRDIEVNNIDHSFVVGYEFFLRADLGCSEVSAAKYIKHFRKVIRICIAHRWIKDDPFTFYKNKAKATPKDFLTKEELRRLEEKELTEQRLAHVRDVFIFCCYTGLSYADVKKLTPQEIGEGVDGKLWILTSREKTETTSNIPLLKKAMELINLYREYPPCSSKNVVLPVPSNQKANAYLKEIAQLCGIHKALTFHMSRHTFATTVTLANNVPIETVSKMLGHTDIKTTQHYAKLLDSRVAQDMSKLERKLKRG comes from the coding sequence ATGAGTACAAACTATTCCCTGTCCTTCTTCCTTAAGAAGCCAAAAAATTACAAAAACGGTCCAAAGCCCATCTACCTGCGAATTACCGTGGATTGCCAGCAGAAAGAAATTTCGGTTGGTCGTCAGTGTGATCCTTCCCGTTGGGACTCGCATGCAAACCGTGTAAACGGATCTAAAGAAGATGCCCGTTCCATCAATTCCTATCTCGATACCGTTGCACATAAAGTTGCGGAAATACATCACACATTCGTTAGGAACGAAACAACTGTTACTGCAGAAATCATGAAATTGAAATTCCTAGGGAAAGACATTGAGCGTAAAAAGTTACTGGAGGTGTTCGCCGAGCATAATGCGCAGGTAAAAGCTTTGCTGGGCCGTGGTTTCAAACCCAACACGCTTAAGGGGTATAATACATCCATTTCTCACCTGCGCAGCTATTTGGAACAGGGGCTCAAGCGTAGGGATATTGAGGTTAACAACATTGATCATTCATTTGTAGTAGGGTATGAATTCTTTCTGCGAGCAGACTTAGGTTGTTCGGAAGTTTCTGCAGCAAAGTATATCAAACATTTTCGTAAGGTTATACGCATATGCATAGCTCATCGCTGGATCAAAGATGACCCGTTTACATTTTATAAGAACAAAGCGAAGGCAACTCCGAAAGACTTTCTAACAAAAGAGGAGCTCCGCAGATTAGAGGAGAAGGAGTTAACTGAACAACGGCTAGCACATGTCCGTGATGTGTTTATATTTTGTTGTTACACTGGCCTGTCCTACGCGGATGTAAAAAAGCTTACGCCGCAGGAGATCGGGGAAGGGGTAGATGGAAAACTCTGGATTTTGACTAGTCGTGAAAAAACAGAAACTACTTCGAATATACCTCTGCTTAAAAAAGCAATGGAATTAATAAACTTGTATAGAGAATATCCTCCTTGCTCATCGAAAAACGTTGTTCTACCGGTTCCGAGTAACCAAAAGGCCAACGCTTACCTCAAAGAGATCGCTCAATTGTGTGGGATCCATAAAGCGTTAACATTCCACATGTCACGGCATACATTTGCGACTACTGTGACGCTTGCTAATAACGTGCCTATTGAGACCGTCTCAAAAATGTTGGGGCATACGGATATTAAAACCACACAACATTATGCAAAGTTGCTAGACAGCCGAGTCGCGCAGGATATGTCCAAGCTTGAGCGGAAGTTGAAGAGGGGATAG
- a CDS encoding TerC family protein, giving the protein MVYFIVFAGIKSWGSGEEEEDEDFSKTAGARLVKKFWKVSDNYDQGKFFTIQNGMKLATPLLVVVAVIEFTDVLFAVDSIPAIFAISKDPFILYTSNIFAILGLRSLYFLLSNFIHMFSKLPYGLSVILTFIGLKMIISPWYHIFSPVSMGIVGGILILSVLVSILFPDKQVKEKIST; this is encoded by the coding sequence TTGGTTTATTTCATCGTGTTTGCGGGTATTAAATCTTGGGGAAGCGGAGAAGAAGAGGAAGACGAAGATTTTAGTAAAACAGCTGGCGCACGGTTAGTAAAAAAATTCTGGAAGGTTTCAGACAACTACGATCAAGGAAAGTTCTTTACGATCCAAAACGGGATGAAACTTGCTACACCACTTTTAGTGGTTGTGGCGGTGATCGAATTCACAGATGTCTTGTTTGCAGTAGACTCTATCCCCGCCATTTTTGCGATTTCCAAAGATCCATTTATTCTCTACACATCCAATATATTTGCCATACTTGGGCTTCGGTCACTTTACTTTCTACTTTCCAATTTCATTCATATGTTCAGCAAATTGCCCTATGGTCTTTCTGTCATACTGACGTTTATCGGACTCAAGATGATCATCTCGCCATGGTACCATATCTTTTCACCGGTTTCTATGGGGATAGTCGGTGGTATTCTGATTTTATCAGTTCTAGTATCGATCCTCTTTCCTGATAAGCAAGTAAAGGAAAAAATTTCTACCTAG
- a CDS encoding BfmA/BtgA family mobilization protein, with protein sequence MPKADENNKSVRFTAASDERLTNLSLKLGRTKRQLVIEMVDYFYKSKKDPADLNDEVLKKELSRGINRIISFFRIQETEFHIPILSITGEIANATQSIQEGIKKLLDQQIGINTTVSQNLARQKVIEDLLEKVLMGFLGKEKLKSAFRKILEDYIAQRETIGWASSSTKKDELVKQVRAAVDKL encoded by the coding sequence ATGCCTAAAGCTGATGAAAATAATAAATCAGTTCGCTTTACCGCTGCCTCTGATGAGCGCCTAACCAACCTCTCTTTAAAATTGGGACGCACCAAACGTCAGCTCGTTATCGAAATGGTGGATTACTTCTACAAAAGCAAAAAAGATCCGGCAGACCTGAATGATGAGGTATTGAAAAAAGAACTCTCGCGCGGCATCAATCGAATAATCTCTTTCTTTAGGATCCAAGAAACGGAATTTCACATCCCCATCCTCTCCATCACCGGAGAAATCGCAAATGCCACCCAATCAATACAGGAAGGGATCAAAAAGTTATTGGATCAACAGATTGGGATAAATACGACCGTTTCTCAAAACCTGGCCCGCCAAAAAGTAATCGAAGATTTATTGGAAAAGGTACTTATGGGATTCTTGGGCAAGGAGAAGCTAAAATCAGCTTTCCGAAAAATCTTGGAGGACTACATTGCCCAGAGGGAAACGATTGGCTGGGCGAGCTCATCTACGAAGAAAGATGAGCTGGTAAAACAGGTGCGTGCGGCTGTGGATAAACTGTAA
- a CDS encoding AAA family ATPase translates to MSEFMTKESNIKIAVHNYRAIQRADIGINGITVVTGENGCGKSTLSKILYYIFKISSSYNLLVAENLKERLNGVIRFMDIAVRDLRSADRGLRKELMNDLDNLNDRLINSVPSQDTLQNLLYQLDRVHLLFNLDGGEANKMQYRRLLFVANDILGIDVSVDHDNRLPIEKLKVKVSEIFDSSFKLLRSRNTFLLKNELEKIFHTDELPKKLDVLEIDQTLLSLRDNKLSIPYSIQNTIYIDTPMMLGEYSDDNPHWNDLNAMLSSNKYVNANDYITNIIKKEILKGDVKYDDDIIASMNFSFSRLEDGKVFDLLDCATGIKSFSILQMLLKLGYIDSKTLLIFDEPESNLHPQWIVEYARIIVLINKYIGAKFFIATHNPDFISAIRYISEKEKTLSDVNFYLAERNGVSYTYRDLNNEIDPIFKSFNIALDRIEKYGI, encoded by the coding sequence ATGAGTGAATTTATGACTAAAGAATCGAATATAAAAATTGCTGTTCATAATTACAGAGCAATCCAACGTGCTGATATTGGAATAAATGGTATAACTGTTGTCACTGGTGAGAATGGTTGCGGAAAAAGCACACTATCGAAAATATTATACTACATATTTAAAATTAGCTCCTCTTATAATCTGCTCGTCGCGGAGAACCTAAAAGAAAGACTTAATGGCGTTATTAGATTCATGGATATTGCTGTCCGAGATCTTCGTAGCGCTGATCGAGGATTAAGAAAGGAACTGATGAATGATTTGGATAACCTGAATGATCGGTTAATAAATTCTGTACCATCGCAAGATACTTTGCAAAATTTACTTTATCAATTAGATCGTGTGCATCTACTCTTTAATTTAGATGGGGGGGAGGCAAACAAAATGCAATATCGACGATTGTTGTTTGTAGCAAATGATATACTCGGAATTGACGTTTCTGTCGATCATGACAATCGTCTACCTATCGAAAAGTTAAAGGTTAAAGTTTCTGAGATATTTGATAGTTCTTTCAAGCTTCTTAGATCAAGAAATACTTTTCTGTTAAAAAATGAGCTGGAAAAAATATTTCATACCGATGAACTTCCAAAGAAACTCGATGTTTTAGAGATCGATCAGACATTGCTATCTCTCAGGGATAATAAATTATCAATACCTTACAGCATACAAAATACTATTTATATTGATACACCTATGATGTTGGGTGAGTATAGCGATGACAATCCGCATTGGAACGATCTAAATGCTATGTTAAGTAGCAATAAGTATGTAAATGCAAATGACTACATAACAAATATTATAAAGAAAGAAATATTGAAAGGAGATGTAAAATATGATGACGATATTATAGCGTCAATGAATTTTTCTTTTAGTAGATTAGAGGACGGTAAGGTATTTGATCTTTTGGATTGCGCTACAGGTATAAAATCTTTTAGTATCCTACAAATGCTTCTAAAATTAGGGTATATAGATAGCAAGACATTATTGATATTTGACGAGCCTGAGTCAAACTTACATCCTCAGTGGATAGTTGAGTATGCTAGAATTATAGTTCTTATAAATAAGTATATTGGAGCAAAATTTTTCATTGCAACTCATAACCCAGATTTTATTAGTGCTATTCGATATATATCCGAGAAAGAAAAAACGCTATCGGACGTAAATTTCTATTTAGCGGAGAGAAATGGCGTGAGCTATACGTATAGGGATTTAAATAATGAAATAGACCCAATATTTAAATCATTCAATATCGCTTTAGATCGAATAGAGAAATACGGAATTTGA
- a CDS encoding IS3 family transposase, producing MHPKDPRTDNAVAESFFKTLKSEQIYGNKLVSRGQMRMDLFEYIEIWYNRDRCHSTLGNRTIEQFNNKQQDLKKLLN from the coding sequence ATGCACCCAAAAGACCCCAGAACAGATAATGCAGTCGCTGAGAGCTTCTTCAAAACATTAAAATCAGAACAGATATATGGTAACAAACTGGTATCCAGGGGACAAATGAGAATGGATCTGTTCGAATATATAGAAATCTGGTACAATAGAGATCGTTGTCATTCTACACTGGGAAATCGCACAATCGAACAGTTTAATAACAAACAACAAGATCTTAAAAAACTGCTTAACTGA
- the purD gene encoding phosphoribosylamine--glycine ligase, whose translation MNILIIGSGGRESAFAYKLSKSPRLNQLFIAPGNAGTGQYGQNIDLKVTDFEGIGAFALANNVNMVLVGPEEPLVKGIHDFFLGREDLKHIPVIGPQQEGAQLEGSKDFSKEFMQRHGVPTAAYRSFDQSNLEEGLAYLETQQLPIVLKADGLAAGKGVLICETLDDAKAELTAMIADAKFGAASSVVVIEEFLKGIELSVFVLTDGTSYKVLPSAKDYKRIGEGDTGLNTGGMGSISPVPFADEAFLSKVEERIIKPTVDGLKKDNIPYKGFIFIGLMNVDGEPFVIEYNVRMGDPETESVLPRIESDLVDLLEGVAQGNLDQRSYTVSPQTAVTVVLVSGGYPGDYESGKEITNIENVENSIVFHAGTKEVDGKVVTAGGRVLAVTTLQDNLFDALQQATADAGRIFFERKYFRRDIGFDLI comes from the coding sequence ATGAACATTTTAATTATCGGTTCAGGCGGAAGAGAATCTGCCTTTGCATATAAATTATCGAAAAGTCCTCGCTTAAACCAATTGTTTATCGCTCCAGGCAATGCTGGCACGGGTCAGTATGGCCAAAATATAGACCTCAAGGTGACGGATTTCGAAGGAATTGGCGCTTTTGCGCTGGCCAACAACGTCAATATGGTGCTGGTAGGGCCAGAGGAGCCTTTGGTAAAAGGTATTCACGACTTCTTCTTAGGTCGCGAGGATCTAAAACATATTCCCGTTATCGGGCCACAGCAGGAAGGAGCCCAGTTGGAGGGATCCAAAGATTTCTCCAAAGAGTTTATGCAACGTCACGGTGTGCCTACGGCAGCTTATCGTTCGTTTGATCAGTCTAATCTGGAGGAAGGACTTGCATACCTCGAGACGCAGCAGTTGCCGATCGTGCTGAAGGCGGATGGCCTTGCAGCGGGCAAGGGGGTATTGATCTGCGAAACGTTGGACGATGCAAAAGCGGAGCTAACGGCGATGATTGCGGATGCTAAATTTGGTGCTGCTTCGTCGGTGGTGGTCATCGAAGAATTTTTGAAAGGTATCGAATTGTCGGTGTTCGTATTGACCGATGGTACGTCGTATAAGGTATTGCCATCGGCAAAAGATTATAAACGCATTGGCGAGGGGGATACCGGCCTTAACACGGGCGGTATGGGTTCTATTTCGCCGGTTCCATTTGCTGATGAGGCTTTCTTGAGCAAGGTGGAAGAGCGCATTATCAAACCTACGGTAGATGGCCTGAAGAAAGATAACATCCCTTACAAGGGCTTTATCTTTATTGGCTTGATGAATGTGGATGGCGAGCCTTTTGTAATTGAGTATAATGTGCGCATGGGCGATCCGGAAACGGAGTCGGTATTGCCACGTATTGAGTCAGATTTAGTAGATCTGCTGGAAGGTGTAGCGCAAGGCAACTTGGATCAACGTTCCTATACGGTAAGCCCGCAAACCGCGGTGACGGTGGTGTTGGTGTCGGGTGGCTATCCGGGCGACTACGAATCGGGCAAGGAGATTACGAATATCGAGAATGTCGAGAACTCCATCGTTTTCCATGCGGGAACGAAAGAGGTAGATGGCAAGGTGGTAACGGCGGGTGGTCGCGTGTTGGCGGTAACGACGCTTCAAGATAATCTGTTCGATGCCCTGCAACAGGCCACCGCAGATGCCGGAAGGATCTTTTTCGAGCGTAAATATTTCCGTCGGGATATTGGTTTTGATCTTATCTAA
- a CDS encoding DUF4236 domain-containing protein, whose translation MAWVFRRRIKVIPCVHLNFSRSGVSTSIGVRGANINVGSSGVHLNTGIPGLGIYNRQRISGSNTPNSVDPTLPLPTVPMGNRSENIYSADIHEITSQGMHGIKEAILLAREQRLSLARDLSKIKFSLTVTRAKQVMSYVLLYGLIKKDILKRISDNMITRREAIRQTKEQMEASYVKFDIDFGVEQKQKYDALVTAFINLTKCRKIWDITKSHYEDRAVTRSSASTVVQRTMVHFRMKSIPEFRSNIQALYFQNANGADLYIYPSFVVMYSKSNNFALIVLNELDFQQSAVRFTETQSVPADATVIDRTWAKVNKNGSRDKRFKGNYQIPVVQYGHIKLRTATGVNEEYKFSNHVATETFGNAFRNYPNAVGLS comes from the coding sequence ATGGCGTGGGTTTTTAGACGACGGATAAAGGTTATTCCCTGTGTTCACTTAAATTTTAGTAGAAGCGGTGTCTCCACATCTATTGGTGTAAGAGGCGCAAATATTAACGTCGGAAGTTCGGGCGTACATTTGAATACAGGTATACCTGGACTGGGAATATACAATAGGCAACGTATATCTGGAAGTAATACACCAAATTCAGTAGATCCCACTCTACCTCTTCCTACTGTGCCAATGGGAAATAGAAGTGAAAATATCTACAGTGCGGACATCCATGAGATAACGAGTCAAGGAATGCATGGTATAAAAGAAGCTATCCTGTTGGCTAGGGAGCAGCGTCTGTCTCTGGCTAGGGATCTCTCCAAAATCAAATTTTCCTTGACGGTTACTAGGGCAAAGCAGGTTATGAGCTACGTGCTGCTTTATGGACTGATCAAGAAGGATATTCTGAAGCGTATAAGCGACAATATGATTACCCGGCGAGAGGCTATCCGGCAAACTAAAGAACAGATGGAGGCCTCTTATGTAAAATTTGATATTGATTTTGGTGTGGAACAAAAGCAAAAATACGATGCGCTTGTCACCGCCTTTATTAATTTGACGAAGTGTCGAAAAATTTGGGATATTACAAAGTCCCATTACGAAGATCGAGCCGTAACAAGATCTTCGGCGAGTACAGTTGTCCAGCGGACAATGGTACATTTTAGAATGAAATCCATTCCCGAATTTCGATCAAATATTCAAGCTCTTTATTTTCAGAACGCGAATGGTGCAGATCTTTACATCTATCCAAGTTTTGTGGTGATGTATAGTAAATCGAATAATTTCGCATTGATCGTATTGAACGAACTCGATTTTCAGCAAAGCGCTGTGAGATTTACGGAAACACAGTCTGTGCCGGCAGATGCAACGGTGATCGATAGGACTTGGGCCAAAGTAAATAAAAACGGCAGCAGGGACAAAAGATTTAAAGGCAATTACCAAATCCCTGTTGTGCAGTATGGGCATATCAAATTAAGAACGGCCACGGGTGTTAACGAAGAATATAAGTTCAGCAACCACGTGGCTACTGAAACTTTTGGAAATGCATTTAGAAACTACCCTAATGCAGTGGGACTGTCTTAA
- a CDS encoding DUF5712 family protein has product MFINITDSQTGDNKGSAAALVQYLEKENKDRHRKDQELWFNGQQRDVLPQLVRVAIDQNIAKLSNNDSKFFLINISPSQKELDHLISKYGKDAAGDVLKEFGVKMMDEYAHNFKRPGVMDNRDLLWFGKLEQHRYYKHSDKEVKSGERKIGEKKEGNQMHLQIIVSRKDITNRIKLSPLNNSRGSNVSHSAKLGQFDRRAFKESGEFVFDRMFDFQRNLKDTMHYASTMRKGTIQDKTTLYSLANLLTNTDHLLAKSEFLRTSSLNNDTSLGIVNTIAEALDVMPGISAGGPSQSDMSEEEKRRRKRRRKL; this is encoded by the coding sequence ATGTTCATAAACATTACCGATTCGCAAACCGGCGACAATAAGGGGAGCGCCGCCGCGTTGGTTCAGTATCTGGAAAAAGAGAATAAAGATCGGCATAGGAAGGATCAAGAGTTGTGGTTCAATGGGCAGCAGCGCGATGTCTTACCGCAGCTTGTACGCGTTGCAATAGACCAAAATATTGCAAAGCTTTCCAATAATGACAGCAAGTTCTTTCTGATCAACATCAGTCCCAGCCAAAAGGAACTTGATCATCTGATTTCAAAATACGGAAAAGATGCAGCGGGTGACGTATTAAAAGAATTTGGCGTGAAGATGATGGATGAATACGCCCACAATTTTAAACGGCCGGGCGTAATGGATAACCGTGATCTCCTTTGGTTCGGAAAGCTCGAACAGCATAGATACTACAAGCATAGCGACAAAGAGGTGAAAAGCGGTGAGCGAAAGATCGGCGAGAAAAAGGAGGGCAATCAAATGCATCTGCAGATCATCGTTAGCCGGAAAGACATCACAAACCGCATCAAGTTAAGTCCGTTGAATAACTCTAGGGGAAGCAATGTATCCCACTCTGCTAAACTGGGCCAATTTGACCGAAGGGCTTTTAAGGAATCTGGGGAGTTTGTTTTTGATCGTATGTTTGATTTTCAGCGTAACCTTAAAGATACGATGCATTATGCCAGTACCATGCGTAAGGGTACTATTCAGGATAAAACTACACTTTACAGCTTAGCCAACCTTTTGACAAATACCGACCACTTGCTGGCAAAAAGTGAATTTCTTAGAACAAGCAGTCTCAATAACGATACATCGCTTGGGATAGTAAACACTATAGCGGAGGCTCTAGATGTAATGCCTGGCATCAGCGCTGGCGGGCCATCGCAATCGGATATGTCCGAGGAAGAAAAAAGAAGACGTAAACGACGCAGAAAGCTATGA
- a CDS encoding Fic family protein encodes MAYNWQLAGWPEFTYDVAQIQTTILAFAQETGEMNGLIQGLPEELKQETILQLMLSEAIKTSEIEGEYISREDVMSSIRNNLGLNDIPVNVRDRQASGVAQLMVQVRETFQEPLSLDMLKSWHQLLFAHQSSITSGDWRHGSAPMQVVSGAYGREVVHYEAPPSDRMLQEMEAFEGWYNSTSFSLEGPIAEAILKSAIAHLYFESIHPFEDGNGRIGRAIAEKSLSQSLNRPVMLSLSKTIEANKQAYYNALKQAQRALDITEWIAYFAQVILDAQRDAKAMVLFKLKKAKFYDHYKNQLDERQTKVIGRMLSEGPAGFEGGMTAKKYMSITKVSKATATRDLQHLHAIGALIAAGGGRSVRYELNLR; translated from the coding sequence ATGGCGTACAATTGGCAACTAGCGGGCTGGCCCGAATTCACTTATGATGTGGCTCAAATTCAAACGACCATTCTTGCGTTTGCGCAGGAGACTGGGGAAATGAATGGCCTTATACAGGGATTGCCCGAAGAGCTTAAGCAGGAAACCATTCTCCAGCTTATGCTTTCAGAAGCGATCAAGACATCTGAAATTGAGGGGGAATACATCAGCCGAGAGGATGTCATGTCTTCCATCCGCAATAACTTAGGACTAAATGATATTCCGGTCAATGTTCGAGATCGACAGGCCTCGGGTGTCGCGCAACTCATGGTGCAAGTGCGAGAAACTTTCCAAGAACCTTTGTCACTGGACATGCTTAAATCCTGGCATCAGTTGCTATTTGCTCATCAGAGTAGCATTACGTCAGGAGATTGGCGCCACGGTAGTGCACCCATGCAGGTAGTTTCAGGAGCATACGGCCGAGAAGTCGTTCATTATGAAGCTCCTCCTTCGGATCGGATGCTGCAGGAAATGGAAGCTTTTGAGGGCTGGTATAATTCGACATCTTTCTCTTTGGAAGGCCCGATAGCGGAAGCGATATTGAAGTCAGCAATCGCACACCTCTATTTCGAATCTATCCATCCTTTTGAAGACGGCAATGGAAGGATCGGCCGTGCAATAGCAGAGAAATCCTTGTCCCAATCGCTTAATCGTCCGGTGATGTTAAGTCTATCCAAAACTATTGAAGCAAATAAGCAGGCCTATTATAATGCATTGAAGCAAGCACAGCGCGCCCTAGATATCACCGAATGGATTGCATACTTTGCACAGGTAATTTTGGACGCGCAGCGTGATGCAAAAGCGATGGTATTGTTCAAGCTAAAGAAAGCTAAGTTTTATGATCATTATAAAAACCAGCTTGATGAGCGGCAGACGAAGGTCATTGGTAGGATGCTTAGCGAGGGGCCTGCTGGTTTTGAAGGTGGAATGACGGCAAAAAAATATATGAGCATTACGAAGGTTTCCAAAGCAACTGCCACGCGTGACTTACAGCACCTGCATGCTATAGGCGCATTGATCGCAGCGGGCGGCGGACGGTCTGTTAGGTATGAGCTGAATCTCAGATAA